Within Citrus sinensis cultivar Valencia sweet orange chromosome 1, DVS_A1.0, whole genome shotgun sequence, the genomic segment GTATTAAACTCATGATCCATAGGTTTGAATGATACATGCTATACAAAAGTTTTCAGTAATGTGAATGATTGACTTTGCAAGCTTAGTTTGATGAGTGGTGACTGGTAAGAGATGGAGAATTGGATTGGGAACTGTAATATCCATGagaagttaataattttacactAAGGAGAAGATAAGAGATTTGGTTTGATGTTTTGGTCATGAACAAAGAAGAGAGATGAGTATTATATTGGAAAGTATATGAAATCTTATTGCTACTTATATGCCCTTTTCCTTCTTATAAGAATCTCTGGTTTGGAAGCTGTTATTTCGGGCAATAAAATCTGCGGAGTATCATTTCTTATTAGAGGGATACAAGGAatacaatacaaattaataacattGTTGTTTGATTGCTGCATAGCTCACActattcattctcattttcccATTGGAGTGGATCAAGGATAGGatacaaattaataacattgttgttttatttcctCATTGCTCACATTATTCATTCTCATTAATTGCATTGAGTTTTGTGTTTTCATCCAACAAATAAGCTCATGCTGCATCAGTTTGCATACAATTGTTTGTACAAAAGGTTTGTATGCTTGTTATTCATCTTTTGATTAGTAAATAAGATGCCTAGAATCATGGTAGTTTGTAAAGTGACAATAAGACTAATTCCATGGCATCTCTCACAGTGAAGAAGGATTATTCCTTGCTCAATATTTTACTTTGAAGCAGCTGCTTTTTGTAACAGCTATTGTCTCTATCCTTGAATCTCATAGCACCAAGGGAACATCAGccattttcaataattatgtATGTCACTTCAATAGTTGCGAGTTTCTTGACACATTACTGATGTTATACGCCACAGGTTGAACATGTTAGAGCTGAGAGGAATTTGCTTGCTGAAGTTGCCAGCCACTGCATTGTGAAACTCTATTATTCCTTTCAAGATGCTGAGTACTTATATCTAATTATGGAATATCTGCCTGGTGGTGACGTGATGACTTTGTTGATGAGGGAGGAGACTCTAACTGAAACAGTGGCTAGATTTTACATTGCTCAAAGTGTTTTGGCCATAGAATCTATTCATAAACATAACTATATTCACAGGTTCATATTTTCATgtttgttaaaagaaaaatatttgggaACAAAATATCTTGAAgttcattatatttataacttgATGAAATCTTGTTGGCTTAACTAATTCACGACCATGCGTATGTTCATTTATTCTACAGAGATATAAAACCTGACAACCTTTTGCTGGACCAAAACGGTCATATGAAGCTCTCTGACTTTGGTCTTTGCAAGCCTCTTGACTGCACAAATTTGTCTgctataaatgaaaatgaagttCTAGATGATGagaatttaaatgaatcaatggATGTTGATGGCCGCTTCCCAGAATCTGGTTGTGGGAGGCGCTGGAAAAGTCCCCTTGAACAGTTACAACATTGGCAGATAAATAGGAGGAAACTGGTACGTAGTAGTTCCCCATGTCTGATCTATAGATATGACCCTCCTGTACATCTATGTTTATCTTTGATTGCCGATTAAGTGAAATTCAGACTGGATCATAAAGATGAGAGTTCAAGCAACTGACAtttgtttggaaaaaaaaaaagggaatgaaaaaaaaaagggaaatttgACTACATAGCTATATCCAACATTGTGCATGAGTTTGTTTGCACtaagaaatttcatttatttggttagGCATGGAAAGTAAAAAGCGATATTGGATAATTCTGTTTCAATTCTCTGAAACTATTGGGTATATTGGTTACCATACAGTGAAGATTTAGTTGTCATCATGATTAAACTtgttcaaaacaaataaacctCCTCGATAATCCGTTACCGTTATGGCACTTCTTTTTGTGCATCTTGGATAAACTTTAGAATTTTGTTGCCTTCatttatctttttcctttttgttttatcagtGCTTCTCTTGTATGCTTCTGACAGGCAGCAGGCATTTATTGTTGGGTGAATTCTTACTTACTGCAGAGAACTGGCAACAAtcttagttgtgttattttgggaataatttaagtattttttttattattgatctTGAATATTTACAGTTAGAAGGATCtttgtttttaagtttatgttttcttcttattttgaCAGGCATATTCAACAGTAGGCACGCCTGATTATATTGCGCCAGAAGTGTTGCTGAAGAAAGGATATGGAATGGAGTGTGACTGGTTAGCATATTGgaatgaaactctttcttgtAACTATTTGTCTGACATTATGTTGTATGTTTGACTTTTGTaataggtttttaaattttcctcGGAGAGCATTGATAGAAGTGGAAGTGAAAAATAACTTTTGAtggaattgtttttgttttatgtttttcctatgattgattttatatgACTGCTGTTTactgcatttttcttttttatcttttacaagGATTGTCCTTCTGATTTGGAGGTTAAATTCAGGTTAAAAAGAAGGATTGTCcttcttttttatataaatgacttagaaatttttcttttcgtaAACTTTTCTACCAGAACCCCCTAAAGATTatgcatttatatttttagtataACATATtagaagagaaacaaattgATGCGATGCGTGGTTctctgtattttctttttcttcatatttgtaataaaattcttttgtcCATTTCATGAATTCTTATCAAGTTTTGTGCTAGCAGGTGGTCACTTGGTGCCATAATGTACGAGATGCTTGTTGGTTATCCCCCTTTTTACTCTGATGATCCAGTAACAACATGCAGAAAGGTTTACTTTTAAGATGCAGTGTGGCCTCGGTCACAGTATCATATTGAATCTGTTTTCCACCTCATCTGTCATATTTCTCTCTTCTCacatttaattcattattagttGTAAACTTACATAGGCTATGCTCTGTATGCGTGTTTGAGTTCAAGACATTTCATTGGTGGCATCagataagataaaaaataaaatattataaaatctgTCCTTATTTAAAAAGACTCATTAAAGTTCATTAAATTGAGTTGTTTAATGCACTAACGTCATGGGTTGTATTGCAATTTCTAAAGAATGAATGAATGGTTTAAATTCTTCTCATTTCCTTGCATGTATTTCAGATCGTGCATTGGAAAAATCACTTGAAGTTTCCGGAGGAGGCAAGATTGACGCCTGAAGCAAAGGATCTTATTTGTAGGTTGCTTTGTGATGTTGAGCATAGGCTTGGAACTCTTGGGTCTGAGCAAATTAAAGTTCGTTCTTGTAGATTACAATATCTTCTTTAACTTCATGTTTGCTATTGCTCTTTAGCACATCTATTAACATCAAATTGTCATCAGGCTCATCCTTGGTTCAAAGATATTGCATGGGACAAACTCTATGAAATGGAAGCAGCATATAAACCAGAGGTCAATGGTGTACTCGATACCCAAAACTTCATGAAATTTGATGAGGTAATGTGTTTCACATATTCAATTCTTCCATTAGTTAAGAAACAggttattaattgttttgtttgccTAGAATTAACTGAAAGCATTCGTCTACAGTTCTCTAAGTATAGATAGGGAAAAAGGGGCTAGTCCTACTGGTAAATTTGGGATTTGAATCCAAAACATTTCGTGATATCCATTTTCATTAGGTTTGACTGTTTTTATAGATTTCAGGAATGCTATCCTCTGTATAAGGCAGCCTTTAAACCTTAATAGTTAAGTAGATACATggtaataaattgaaatatctTAAGAACCACTTTTAGGACTGTTTGGTATTCTTTGGgctttgaaaataatcatttttagcTGTGCTGAAGAAATGATCAGCTGTAAAGATAGCAGTAAGGTGTTTGGttagttttgtttttaaaagtactgtcagttatatatatatatatacacacacacacataaatatatatttccttttataagaaaagaaaattatatgcttTTGGTTGATTTTACAGTTAAAATGTTGTGACAATGCATATGACTAAAATCCACATAAtgccaagaaaaaaatattttcatgcATGATGTGTGTGAATGTAGTAATTATGAAGACGTTTGGTATCTACATGccaaacaattattattttattaaaataattgtcaaTTGAGAATCTaatgtttacttttctaattttttgtttgttttattatatcatgataataaaaacttaatatttctttcataaaaaattaagattttaagtAATAAGGATCTTGTTAAgcttaaaatttaatgattttattttatggttAGAGATGGAATTGAGTAATGTGTGCAAGGAAAATTTTGAGTTCGTATAAATTGTTTTCTCAATACCAAAATTTCGAAAAGCTACTCCCTCATTGCTTCAAAATGCCTTTAAGGTATTTTTGCCAGGTTgattagaagaagaaaaattaacaaacacCAAAATACCTTTTTAGTTTCCTAGACTCACTTTTGAGCATCCCAACAATCCCAAACAATAGGGTCATATTCTTCATTTATGTCTAGTTATTATTCTTCTtgtgtcattatttttaagatatcTTTCTAATACCATGTGACTTAGTTATAACTGTGCCATAGGTGGAGTCCCAAACACCAAAAAGAACAGGATCTGGACCCATGAGGAAGGTATGTAACTTTGGTGCAGATGAATTGCAAACGTAATTTGCTTAAATTTAAGTAAGCTGTTCAAATATCTCTATTTTAAGTAGAATTACTATGTGAGAGAAATTTCCTTTATTTAAAGCTTACACAGAGGGCAAGGTGATTTTCAGCCATCAAGTCCATTCAACagcttttaattataaagattTCAGATGGGTCTGGTTCATTATTAATCCCAGAAAACATGGTTTCAGGAATAtagttattatttctttcttgcataAGATTGTCTTCACACTGCTTTTCAAAAACATTATGTAATGTCATCTAATGGTATATTtctatgtgtatatataagtGAGAATTACTTGTGGAAGTGtgccataattttattaaaatcaatctCTGCTTCTGTCCATAAATTTGGTTTGCATATTAACTCATCTTGAATTTCCTAGATGACACTGCATACCTGTAAAAATTAATCTATGTGATAAAAGTTATTGTTTTTCAATCTGGCTTACTGAAAGCATCTTATTTGTTCTCTTTGTCAACAGATGATGTTAACTCCTAAAGATCTCAGTTTTGTTGGGTACACATATAAGAATTTTGAGGCTGTCAAAGGTATGCACAATCGTATTGGTATGGGAATACTACTCAAGTTTATGCTTTACTGTTCTTCTTTCATCTTTTACTATCTGACTTCCTAATGTGATACGCTGTCATCCTAATATTCTAATAACTCTCTTCGGCTTCTATAGGGAGTCTTTACCTATTGGtcaaatttatcttttattcttGCTCATgcagtaaaattatcatttcccAGCTTCATAATATTAGACTTGCATGTGTACCATGCATGAAACAATAGCTGAAGTATGCATCTTATTGAAAATCCACTTTTTTTCAGatattgaaattgattatGTATGCCATGTCTTTCTTGGCATGAAGTAGACTCCATATAAAAACCagttgtaataattaaatgtttgaattcatttttacATCGTACTTTTCGAAGCTCTTACCTTGCAGCATATAGTAATCAAGCATGACCTTTTACATTAAAATTGGGTTGAAGACAGGCTACCACTTAGCTCAACTATTATTTTCAGCTTTAGCGAGATCTATGATTATTGTTTTAAGTAATAACCAGAAACAATCATCTGGTCTGCTGAGATCATAGCCCATTAACATTCTTTCAAGGCTTCAAACATTTGCAAGTGCAATTTGTGTTCATTTGTTCTCTAATTTAAGTATCCATTAATGTATTTTCTGATGTCCTTTTATCCTGATATAGCCAgcaaacttttttaattattcacaCAACCACTGCAGATAAAAGGAGTACGTTGCCAGATCGGCTGTCTGCTGACTATATACAATGTAATGGATGCCCAATTTGTATAACAACATAGCCTCCTTAAGCGTATGTGCGCCATTTATATTCATTCAATGGCActaattaatgattttctcTTCTAGGTGATTCTACAATTGACAATTCTTCTGAAAGTACAACTGACAACACAAAGAGACAGACACATGCATCGTCAGGGGATGCCATGTAAAGCATCAGCATTTTGCAATAGCCAGAGATGGGGTCGACCTGCTTATTTTTCAGTCAGGTTGCTGCCACTTTTTGCATAATTTCTAATTGTACAGCTATATTAGGACTTCTGGGAAGCCCTTTTTGATGGTAGCAGCAGTAGTTGTAATTGAAagttttgcatttatttaagatttttatggAGGTTCTGATTGCCGAGGTTGGCAATCAAAGGTAATATGCCATTGCTTGTGGCAGCTTTTGGTCCTCTGTTGTTCTTGATAGTTTAGGAGACTGAAACCTAGTAACTGTATCTTTATCTGGAAGAACCCTACTGTTATGATGCAGCGAAAGTTTAATGTTTTAATAGTTCGTTGATTCTTGAGAGTactgaaataaaagaatagtTGAAGTTCACATTTATTCACATTTATTCGAAAGATACCATGAGCCTAGGGGATTAGGATTCGTTGATTCTATAGAATGCTGAGAATTAGCTAAACTATACAGCTCACACTAAGCTTTGAAAACTGAATATTAGTGAATTCAACTCTGCCTTCAAAAGCTATAAGAGGATTATTTATACTATTAGTAATTATCCTAAATCATAAGGAAAAGTGAAAACGaagttttaaacttttaagaaaaagaataataaactTTAGATAATAAGTAAACCAATTTAAATATGATAAGAGTTCCTAATTTACATCACTCTCCTAGGATGGAGAGAATTCTCACTTAAATTCAGGTTGTTATGAACAACATCTTCATCATGATCACCTCTTAAAGGAGTAAGACACTAGACATTAAATACATCTGCAATATGAATATGACTAAGAAGCTTTTGTCTATAGCCATTATGATTTATCTTCTCTGTAATATCCAAAAGTTTGATCTTCTTAGCTGGAAGCTTGTTGTACTCTCCAACTAAAAGCCTCTCTTTGGTTAGAATTGCCCAAACAAGGTTTCCTATATGAAATTCTAAACCTTAACACTTTTTGTTTGCCTTAATTTTATAACCTTATTGGCCTTCTTCAGGGACTCGTGTACCAGTATGAATTTTCTGAAGCAACTCAATTAAATCTTCTGACTTGCTGCTTTTCGGAATTAAATCTGGAACTAGGGCTAAGTTGATGGGTGCTCGTGGATTATATCCATAATTCACCTAAAAAAGGACTTAATCCAATACGATGTTTAACATAATGATTACGTCAACTATGCCTTTTGATCTTATGCCTTCAAGTTATCGTCAACTAGATTACGTAGGTGGTTTGTTAAAGAATAGTTGATAACTTCAGTTTAACCATCTGTTTGTGTGTGATAAGCACTTCCGAGATTTATACGATTGTTAATCAATTTCCATATCATCCTTAAAAAATGATTGAGAAATTGTGTGTCTCGGTCATATGCAATTTATAGACTTCTTTGAAGAATAGATGAGCAACAGTCAAGGCATCTGTAGTCTTCTTGCAACT encodes:
- the LOC102622557 gene encoding uncharacterized protein LOC102622557 isoform X1, with protein sequence MENQNIKVEEQGDDEGAPMAGEVLEEEGEIGSSLTMERVAAAKQFIESHYKAQMKHIQERKQRRSVLERKLASSDVPEEEQINILKDLERKETEYMRLKRHKISVDDFDLLTIIGRGAFGEVRLCQEKKSGNIYAMKKLKKSEMLSRGQVEHVRAERNLLAEVASHCIVKLYYSFQDAEYLYLIMEYLPGGDVMTLLMREETLTETVARFYIAQSVLAIESIHKHNYIHRDIKPDNLLLDQNGHMKLSDFGLCKPLDCTNLSAINENEVLDDENLNESMDVDGRFPESGCGRRWKSPLEQLQHWQINRRKLAYSTVGTPDYIAPEVLLKKGYGMECDWWSLGAIMYEMLVGYPPFYSDDPVTTCRKIVHWKNHLKFPEEARLTPEAKDLICRLLCDVEHRLGTLGSEQIKAHPWFKDIAWDKLYEMEAAYKPEVNGVLDTQNFMKFDEVESQTPKRTGSGPMRKMMLTPKDLSFVGYTYKNFEAVKDKRSTLPDRLSADYIQCDSTIDNSSESTTDNTKRQTHASSGDAM
- the LOC102622557 gene encoding uncharacterized protein LOC102622557 isoform X2, whose protein sequence is MENQNIKVEEQGDDEGAPMAGEVLEEEGEIGSSLTMERVAAAKQFIESHYKAQMKHIQERKQRRSVLERKLASSDVPEEEQINILKDLERKETEYMRLKRHKISVDDFDLLTIIGRGAFGEVRLCQEKKSGNIYAMKKLKKSEMLSRGQVEHVRAERNLLAEVASHCIVKLYYSFQDAEYLYLIMEYLPGGDVMTLLMREETLTETVARFYIAQSVLAIESIHKHNYIHRDIKPDNLLLDQNGHMKLSDFGLCKPLDCTNLSAINENEVLDDENLNESMDVDGRFPESGCGRRWKSPLEQLQHWQINRRKLAYSTVGTPDYIAPEVLLKKGYGMECDWWSLGAIMYEMLVGYPPFYSDDPVTTCRKIVHWKNHLKFPEEARLTPEAKDLICRLLCDVEHRLGTLGSEQIKAHPWFKDIAWDKLYEMEAAYKPEVNGVLDTQNFMKFDEVESQTPKRTGSGPMRKMMLTPKDLSFVGYTYKNFEAVKGDSTIDNSSESTTDNTKRQTHASSGDAM